A stretch of DNA from Caldalkalibacillus salinus:
TGCTTGCAATCAATGCCCCAAGTTGCCCCCCGATTAAGGCACCAGGTGCTAAAATCATAAGTAGAAACCAATCGATGTTTTGCATGTATATATGACTCATACTCCCTGTGATTGAAGACAATAGTATAACAAACATTGTGGTTGCAATCGCCATGTGTGTTGGAAACCAAAAAAGTAGGATCATAGCAGGCACGAGTAATGACCCCCCACCTATGCCTAGCAAGCCTTGGACCAAACCGATGAGAAAACAAATACTTAGAGCAAGCACATAATGATAACCATATTCTACTGTTTGTCCTTGATCATCGGTGTATGTTCGGGTCATATGCCAGCGTATATCTTTTGGGGTCACTCGTTTGTTTTTAATCAGAAGGAAAAGAATAATGATCATCATAAATCCAAAAACAAGATGGAATAATTTCTCGTCTAGCCCCTGATTCAAATACGCGCCAGCTATGGACCCTGGTCCACTGGCGAGAAAGAAAAAGAATCCACTCTTGAAGTCCACTGTCTTTTTCTTAGCGTAGGATAGTGTGGACCCGAGTGCCGTGAAACTGACGACGAGTAAAGAGGTCCCTACAGCTATTTGTGGTGTGACATGTGCCAAGGGAGGAAATGTATGGCTCATAAACAATAGGCCTGGTACAACGAAAACACCACCTCCAAGTCCCACTAAACTCCCAACAGTCGATGCAAACAAGCCTAACAGGAAAACGACAATCCAAAACAAATACATTTTTATACTCCTATTCTATCGTTGAAACCTCCTAGTGGCCCTAGGAGGTTGACAGAGAATTTCACACATGCTTTTGATATCATTTTTGGCCGATCTGACGTCGCTTATACGCGCCATGATGGGTCGGTCCAATACCATGCCCGATAGCAAGGGATTCTTCTATAGCGCAGGTGATGAACGATTTAGCTGTCTGCGTCGCTTCACGAACATCCTGTCCCTTCGCTAAACCGGCTGCTATTGCGGCAGCAAACGTACACCCTGTCCCATGTGTATGCTTCGTTTCAATCCGCTTGGCTGGCAGGTATGTGACATCATGTCCATCGAACACGACATCCGTTGCATCGTCATCTGACAGGTGACCTCCTTTTAGCACGACGCAGGAGGCACCCATGGCATGTATACGCTTTGCGGCCTCCTCCATTTCTTCTAGAGATGTGATACGATCCCCACCTAGTATCACTTCTGCTTCAGGTACGTTCGGGGTGATGACGGAGGCAATAGGAATTAAGGCTTGTCTCACAGCCTCAATGGCCTCTTCCTGAAGTAAAGTCTGTCCCCCTTTGGCCACCATCACAGGATCAATGACAATGTTTTTCACGTTATACTTATTGAGGTAATCTGCAACAATTTCAATAATCTCAGAGCTGAACAGCATTCCCGTCTTAACAGCATCTACCCCAATATCAGATAATACGGCATCGAGTTGAGCGATGACAGCTTCCCTCGATTGGGGAAAGACACCGTGAACACCTTGAGTGTTTTGGGCTGTTAGTGCCGTGATGACTGACATCCCGAAGGTCTCTAACTCCTGAAAGGTTTTTAAATCTGCTTGTATGCCAGCGCCGCCTCCGCTATCAGACCCGGCGATTGTTAAAGTACGATAAACCACCATAATTCCTCCTCAGACCATACAGCTGCCCTTAGACCACAAATCTATGTGAAACGCATCGGATCAAACAGCTGTACGTTTATATTTGTTTGTTTCCCTTCATAGAGATCAGCAACAAGGGTTGCATTACGTGGGCTTAAAAGAATCCCATTTCTATAATGGCCACTAGAGATGAGCACATTTGGTAGATGAGGTAGCGTACCGATGAGGGGATAGCCATCTTGTGTGGCCGGTCTTAATCCAGCCCATTGATGGAATGGCTCCTCTTTTTCCATATAAGGAAAAAGTCTGCGACTCCATTTCTTCAAGCGCTGAATGCCTTTCTCAGTGGTTGAAACTTCAAAACCGGCTACATCTTCTGAAGCCCCACAAACAACACTACCGATTTCTTTTGATACGACATAGCCTTGGCTAGAAAACACCATATGTCTCACCTCTGTGGCTGGCCTGTTTTGGTAAGCACAGATTTGTCCTCTAATCGGAAAAACGGGAAGTTGAACGCCAAGTGTTTTTTCATAAGAAGAAGTCCACGCCCCGGTCGCTAGAATACATCGCTCAGCGTGAAAAACCCCTTGTTGTTCTGTATGCAAGTTAACGACATCTTGGGTCACTTCACCGATCGTCACTTCACCAACATGTTCCTGAACCTGGACACCTAGCCGCAGGCACGCCTCTTTTAGCGCCTGTACATAATGTGGCGCATAGAGATGGTGCTCCTCTGGATAATACATGGCCGCCGTTGCATCGGGCGTGAGATGTGGCTCCAACGCCCTAAGCTGTGGACCTTTAACGATCTCAGCCTGTACATCCCACCCGTTTTGCCATTCTAGGCGTGTCTCAAGTCCTAGCTCATCTGCTTCATGGAACACCACATGCAAACTCCCATTTGTGTTGTATTCAAAATCCATTTGTGATACTTCTTTCACGCGACTTTGCCACTCGGGATACATTTTCAGGCTTTGGTGGGCAAGGGTGAAGAAATCATCAGGATCTTCCCCTATCTCAGAGTAGGGGGCAAGCATGCCGGCTGCGGCTCCAGTTGCTTGTCCACCACATGCTCCACGTTCCAGTATTGTGATTTGATGCCCTCTAGAGGCAAGTTCAAAGGCGATGGCTAGACCGATCACACCACCGCCTACGATGATACAGGGTTGTGTTTTGCTCATCATTAATCTATCCTCTTCCCTTACTACTTAGAGATGTGTTCTAATACACTACTGGCTGTGGCGTATTTTTTCTTAGGGATCCGTCCGGCAAGGTAGGATAGCCGTCCGGCATCAATCGCTAGTTTCATCGCCCTGGCCATCTTCACTGGGTCTTTCGCTTTGGCCACTGGGGTATTCATGAGAACGCCAGACGCCCCGAGTTCCATCGCTTGAGCTACATCGCTAGCGGAGCCCAGACCAGCATCGACAATAATCGGGACATTCGCCTCTTCGACAATGAGCTGAAGGTGATAAGGGTTTAATATCCCTAATCCTGTTCCTATCGGTGCACCACCTGGCATCACAGCTGCTGCCCCCGCTTCTTCCAGCCGTTTACATAAGACCGGGTCATCTGAGGTATACGGTAAAACAACAAATCCTTCGTTCGCTAATACCTCTGTTGCTTTTAATGTTTCAACCGGATCCGGTAGCAACGTTTTTTCATTGACACTGATTTCAATCTTAATCCAATTGGATATGCCCGATGCCTTCGCGAGTCTAGCAATACGGATCGCTTCTTCCGCATTTTTGGCTCCGCTCGTATTCGGCAAATAAGTGAAGGACATCCCCTCTAAGTGCTGCAATATGGCATCTTCTTCCGGGTCTTCCAAATTCACTCTTCTAATGGCGAAGGTCAAAATCTCTGATTCGGACGCCTTGATCGCTTCTTGTTGAATATAGGGGTTCGGATATCGACCAGTTCCAATCATGAAACGCGAGCGAAACTTTTGCCCCCCTATTTCTAGAACGTCATTTTCTAAAATGTCCATTTGTGATCCTCCTCTTGGTCGCTTCGGCTTCGTTTAGCCGCCTCCCACAAAATGTACAAGCTCAATCTTCGCACCCGGTTCTAACTGATGATCCTCCCATATGGCGCGATCAATAATTTCACCGTTCACTTCGGCTACCACGTGCGCTTCTTTCAAGCCATAATGTTGAACAAGTTCTTGAACTGTTTGTAACTCCAGCTCTATTTGTTTGCCATTCACCGTTAGTTGCATGTTTGTCTCACTCTCCTCTCGCACGTTTAATCTCCTGACTAAAGGCAGCGGCGGTGGCCTTCACGTCTTCCGCACCAACGATGGCACTGATGACACAAATACGTCGGGCACCAGCCTTAAGAACGTCCTGAACGTTATGCAGTTTGATGCCACCAATGGCAACGTAAGGCATATCAACGTGTTCAGTCACCTGCTGAACGTAATCCAAGCCAACTGGGTCTACAACATCCGCCTTACTCTTCGTCTCAAACACAGGACCAACGCCGATATAATCGGCTCCATTTTTCTTGGCTTCCTGCGCTTCTTCCAGCGCGTGTGTGGAAATACCGATGATTTTATCTGGTCCGAGTATTTTCCTTGCCTCTTGTAATGGGAGGTCATCTTGCCCAAGGTGTATCCCGTCAGCGTCTACAGCGAGCGCTATATCTATATGGTCGTTGACGATAAAGGGCACATTGTATCTAGCAGTTAATGAGCGTAGCGCCTTGGCCATATCTAGCAATTCTTTTTTAGATTTGTCTTTCTCTCTTAATTGTACAATATCAGCCCCACCAAGAATCGCTTCTTCTATCACCTGTAGATAGTCCTTTCCTTGATAAAACTGTTCTCCCGTAATGACATAGAGATGGAAATCCTGCTTCAAGGTGAATCCTCCTTCATGTGTGTGTATAAACGCTCTTAGATCAATCCCGATTATAAGTTAGTACCAAAAAAATGTTAGTTCCAAAAAATGTCTGATACAAAAAGGAAGAAAGCTTCCTGTAAGAAAGCTTCCTCTTGTTCAGCCAGTATATGGACTTACGATGAAGACTTTCCTACGCTGGTACCAACCAGATCAGGTTCTTAGGGTTGTAAAAAACACCTTTACTCTCAGCCCTGTAGGGGGCACCCCTAGTCTTGTCAATCGTCTTTTAAGTTGTGACTACATGCTAAAGGCAAAGGTCATAGCTATAAGTTTGATGATCTAACCAGCCTTATTACAAGACTTTTATACTATTTCATCTCCTATTATAACATTGCGACACAGGTTTCTCTATTGTAAAGTCTCTATGTTTTATGGTCGTTTGATGTTTATACTGATGATGTCATAAAAGGTGCAGCAGAAATCTGCTGCACCCTTTTTATACTCTAATTATTATGATTCGTGTAATCTGCGTATACGTTCATTAAGATCGGGGTGACTAGAGAATAACTGAGACATCCCTTGTTTCCCACTAATTTTAAGCGTAGCGACAGACGATTGGCTATTATCCACGGCATGAACATGACGTTGTAGCGATTGTAGCGCATGAACCATCTTATCTTTACCGGCTAGGTGTGCCCCACCCTTATCAGCATGGAACTCACGGTAGCGTGAGAAGGCCATAACGGCAATGCTGCCTAGGATAGAGAACAGGATCTGGAACACGAGCACGGCAATAAAATGGACAATGCCTTGTAACTCAGGCTTGACAAAGCGTGACGCGGCAAAGGCGGCAATTCGTGCCAAGAAGACCACGAACGTGTTGACGACCCCTTGAATAAGGGTCATCGTGATCATATCGCCGTTTTCAATGTGCGCCACCTCGTGGGCTAACACCCCTTCAACAGCGTCGGAATCCATTGATTGCAATAGCCCTCTAGAAACAGCCACGAGTGAACGATTTTTGGTAGGACCTGTGGCAAAAGCGTTGACCTCTGGAGATTCGTAAATCCCAACCTCAGGCATGACCGTTATACCAGCTTTACGTGAAAGGTCGTGTACTTTATCTACTAGGGCTCTTTCAGCGGATGAAAGATTAGCATTCGGATCTAGTACGCGCACCCCCATCGCTTTTTTAGCCATCCATCTGGATATAGCCAGTGAGACGAAAGCGCCACTAAAACCGATCACGGCACTCAAAACGAGTAATTGTTGGTATTGGATCTTGCCATTATCAATGTAGCCCGTAAACCCAATCAAATTCAATACAATCATAATGGTAGCCAATACGAGTATATTGGTTAGTATAAATAGAAAAATTCTTTTACCCACTATACATCCCCCTTTAAATTTATCCCATTCTTTATGAGCTTATATATTTTTAATTATAAACGAAATAGAATCAAAATTTAGATCCCTTTTTTTGATCATTTCATGACATTTATTTTAACATAAACCCTTTACTTTGGAGAAAGGATTTCATGTGTGTTCGTCTCGGTTCACCTAACGTTTTGACCATCATGTCTGACCAAGTGTCTGTTCGCTTACCTTGCGTGCGTTCTTCATAGTAATGTTTCATAACATTGTCAAACTCTTCCACGTGAGACTCAATATGTTCGTAAGTGGGATATTCATTCTCAAAATAAATGGCTTCCTGTGGGAGTCGCGGCTTCTGTGCAGGATCTTGATCTGGATAGCCCATACACATACCAAAAACAGGGTAAACGAGGTCAGGTAGGTTCAGTAAGTCACTAACCTTTTGTATTTCATTACGAATTCCTCCAATGTAAACAGTGCCTAAGCCATGCGCCTCCGCTGCTATAGCTGCATTTTGAGCTGCGAGCGCCGCATCGACTGAGGCCACTAAGAACGGCTCTGTGTGATTGAAACTATCTGTTTCTACCCCCTGCTTGGACAACACATGCTCTAACCTGTTAAGGTCCGCGCAGAATACGAGGAAGTGTCCACACTGCTCGACATAGGACTGCTGTCCCGCCCATTCCGCTATTTGCCGTTTTTTCTCTTGGTCAGTAACACCTATGATGGAGTAGGCCTGAACATGACTCGACGTTGAAGCCATTTGCGCTGATGACAAAATATCTTCTTTGACATCCGCTGGAATAGGTTGTTGTTTAAATTTGCGGATAGAGCGATGGGATTGTAAGTGTTTTGTGATGTCTACTTGGTGTGTCATCGTTAAGTCAACTCCTTCAGTCATCGTGATCGTTATCTTTTATCATACTAAGTCAAAAAAATAAAAGTAAGTAGTATGGCCACTAAGGCAGCACTACCCGTACAGAGCGCATTAACGGCGTCGTTGTTTAACCATGTGGTCCCTTTGACGAGCCTGCCTGCCTGATGACAATGATGCTTATGTTCGGTCATACGCTGACATTTCGGACAATGGTATAAACCCTGCCATTTGGCTCCTACGAAGGTATCAACCCAATTCCCAATCCAACCAGCCAACCCCAGTAGGATGAGGATAGACGTAGTAGTAGCACCTAAGTCAACATTGGGGATATGAGACAATTGTTGATGTAAAAGCGGCCAGGAAACAAGGGCCGTAGACCACGCTCCAATCATACTTGCCACTGTTCCTGGTAAAGTAATACCACCGGACGTCCCTTTAGCCACTTTTTTACGCGTTAGTAGGTCGAGGGGTAGGGATGGACTGTTTTTACCAACTTCTGAAGCCCATGTATCCGAGCTCGCAGCGGCTAGCGAGGCTGCGAAACCGAATAACCACCATGGTGAGGGACTGAAAGCAAAGATCAGAGCACACCCCGCCGCTACTCCCCCATTTGCCAAGACCTGATAGGCATCTCGCTGATCACCTTTATGTTCAACCGCAACCGCCTGCGAACCATCTGACCCCTTTCTCCACTTACTTAAGTAAGAGGAGGTAGCAAAAAAGTAAGCCAACACTAAGAACCCAAGTAAACCTGTCCCCCCCACGACCGTCGTTCCAACCACAATCGCTGCTAGACTCCCTGACCGAGTTAAGTGTTGCTTATGGTAGGCCACGTACGCTAGGCTCATGCTGATAAGTGCGCCTAATCCCCACAACAATGATAGTCCTCCTTCTCCGGTTGGCATGTTTACCCCTGTGAACCTGCCATTGTCTGTTTCCTCCTAGTATACTACAATAAAAGGAATGAGTATAAGGAGTTGAGCTGATGAGTTACCAATTTGTATTTGATGAGCGCTTAGGCATTTCTCTACCCGTACTCGAGAAGCCTTGGGAGGACTATTCACTTGCTGAACAATCTCAAATGATTCTCGAATGGGAGTCCCACCGTTCAGATATTCCTGACAGGATAAAAGAAATTGAAAAAATAATCATTGGCAAACAACAAATGCTAAGCGTAGAAGAGAACTTTCAACGATCATGTGAATTAAATAAAGATATTGCAGAACTTGCAAGTGTCATTAATGACCTCAATATTTGGTTCCGTATTCAGCAAGACACACAACGCAAAATGCACGCCTAATGACTGGACGAGATTGGCAAAAAACGAACGCCCCCGGTGCGATATAAAACCGGGGGCGTTTAATATGCTATGAGCTGTGTTTGTGTTTTGCCTTGTTTGTTTGTTTAAAGTTTGATCGTGTTTTGTATTGTATTGGGTGTCTTTTTTGGTATCTGACTGACAAGCATGATGCAAAAGCTTTATTGGCAAAATATCACAGGGTGAATGTTTTGGCTAAGCCAGGGACCTTCTTACCCTTATGGTCATAGTAAGTGAATGATAATGTCTTAGCCCCCTCACCTTCTGCTACATCTAGAATAGCAAATGTAGGCACTGAAAATCCTCTCGGGTGTCTCAGGCTTCCTGGATTCATGTAAATGACGCCATCTTCTCGCTCACAGTAAGGCGTATGTGTGTGACCAAATAAGACTACATCAGCTCCTGCTTCCTGCGCTTTGTATTTCAGGTTTAACAAGGAAAACTCTACTTGATATAAATGACCATGTGTCACAAAAAATGTTAACCCCGCCCAATTCACAACTTGATCGTTGGGCACACCCGCACGGATGTCATTATTTCCTTTGACAAGGACCATCTTGTTTAATGGAAACATGTTCTCGTCAACACAAAAGTCCCCACAGTGGAAGCCTTTGTCAACCTTGACTTTTTCGGCCAGTGTTTTTAAATCTTTTTTCAAACCGTGCGTATCACTTGTGATTAAAGCTTTCATTTTAACCTATTACCGCTCCTTTTGTTTGCATAGTGCCTTTAATCAGTGACCGCTCCTTTAGAAGCCGATGATACCGTTTTGGCATATTTATAGAGCACACCTTTATGGTACTTCAAACCGGGTGCAGTCCAGGCACGTCTGCGTTGTTCTAAATCTTCGTCAGAAACATCCACTTTCAGTTCCTGCGTTTCACTATCAATGGTAATGGTATCACCCTCTTGAAGCAAACCAATCGGTCCACCCACTTGTGCCTCAGGCGCTACATGGCCTACCACTAAGCCGTGTGTGCCCCCAGAAAATCTTCCGTCCGTTAGTAGTCCAACTTTTTCTCCTAGTCCTTTACCAACGAGGATAGCTGAAATGGATAACATTTCAGGCATACCTGGTCCCCCTTTTGGGCCTTCATAGCGAATAACGAGAACATCCCCGGGATTGATTTGATCATTCAATACGGCTTCTGTTGCTTCTTCCTCAGAATCAAAGACTCGTGCTGGCCCCGTGATTTTCTTCACCTTTAGGCCCGACATTTTAGCCACAGCCCCTTCAGGTGCTAAATTTCCTCTGAGGATCACGAGAGGCCCAGTCGTCTTCAACGGTTCATCGAAAGAACGAATGACTTCTTGGCCTTCTTTTAAGCTATTTGCTTGCTGTAGGTTTTCTTTTAGAGTTTGTCCAGTCACTGTGAGACAATCTTCATGGAGTAAACCTTGATCTAAGAGTTCCTTCATGACAGCTGGCACACCGCCCACTTCAAACAGGTGTTGCATCACGTATTGACCGCTCGGTTTAAGGTCGGCAATATGAGGCGTACGCTCACGTATCCGTTCAAAGTCATCAAGGGAGAGATCCACATCAACCGCATGTGCAATAGCTAATAAATGCAGGATAGCGTTAGTAGAACCCCCCAGGGCCATGACAACGGTGATCGCATTTTCGAATGCTTCCTTCGTCATAATATCCTTAGGATAAATCCCTTTGCGTAAGAGATTCATCACAGCTTGACCGGCACGTTCACAGTCATCTCGTTTATATTCATTCGTTGCCGGATGAGAAGAGCTTCCCGGTAAGCTCATACCCATCGCTTCAATGGCGGACGCCATCGTATTTGCTGTATACATCCCGCCACATGAACCTGGCCCAGGACACGCTTGGCACTCAATCTCATGTAGCTCATCTTCATTAATCATACCTTTATTGTACTTGCCCACGCCTTCAAAAGCTGAGACGATATCAATGTTTTTTCCGTCTAATCGGCCTGGTTGAATCGTTCCCCCATATACAAATACAGCAGGGACCTCAGATCTGCCAATTGCAATCATACATCCGGGCATATTTTTATCACAACCGCCGATGGCCACAAAGCCGTCCATGCGTTCTGCTCCTACCACCGTTTCTATTGAGTCAGCGATGACTTCACGGCTG
This window harbors:
- a CDS encoding sulfite exporter TauE/SafE family protein — encoded protein: MYLFWIVVFLLGLFASTVGSLVGLGGGVFVVPGLLFMSHTFPPLAHVTPQIAVGTSLLVVSFTALGSTLSYAKKKTVDFKSGFFFFLASGPGSIAGAYLNQGLDEKLFHLVFGFMMIIILFLLIKNKRVTPKDIRWHMTRTYTDDQGQTVEYGYHYVLALSICFLIGLVQGLLGIGGGSLLVPAMILLFWFPTHMAIATTMFVILLSSITGSMSHIYMQNIDWFLLMILAPGALIGGQLGALIASKVSSEKLSYLLKGMILILAILSISEGIR
- the thiD gene encoding bifunctional hydroxymethylpyrimidine kinase/phosphomethylpyrimidine kinase, whose protein sequence is MVVYRTLTIAGSDSGGGAGIQADLKTFQELETFGMSVITALTAQNTQGVHGVFPQSREAVIAQLDAVLSDIGVDAVKTGMLFSSEIIEIVADYLNKYNVKNIVIDPVMVAKGGQTLLQEEAIEAVRQALIPIASVITPNVPEAEVILGGDRITSLEEMEEAAKRIHAMGASCVVLKGGHLSDDDATDVVFDGHDVTYLPAKRIETKHTHGTGCTFAAAIAAGLAKGQDVREATQTAKSFITCAIEESLAIGHGIGPTHHGAYKRRQIGQK
- the thiO gene encoding glycine oxidase ThiO, with amino-acid sequence MMSKTQPCIIVGGGVIGLAIAFELASRGHQITILERGACGGQATGAAAGMLAPYSEIGEDPDDFFTLAHQSLKMYPEWQSRVKEVSQMDFEYNTNGSLHVVFHEADELGLETRLEWQNGWDVQAEIVKGPQLRALEPHLTPDATAAMYYPEEHHLYAPHYVQALKEACLRLGVQVQEHVGEVTIGEVTQDVVNLHTEQQGVFHAERCILATGAWTSSYEKTLGVQLPVFPIRGQICAYQNRPATEVRHMVFSSQGYVVSKEIGSVVCGASEDVAGFEVSTTEKGIQRLKKWSRRLFPYMEKEEPFHQWAGLRPATQDGYPLIGTLPHLPNVLISSGHYRNGILLSPRNATLVADLYEGKQTNINVQLFDPMRFT
- a CDS encoding thiazole synthase — protein: MDILENDVLEIGGQKFRSRFMIGTGRYPNPYIQQEAIKASESEILTFAIRRVNLEDPEEDAILQHLEGMSFTYLPNTSGAKNAEEAIRIARLAKASGISNWIKIEISVNEKTLLPDPVETLKATEVLANEGFVVLPYTSDDPVLCKRLEEAGAAAVMPGGAPIGTGLGILNPYHLQLIVEEANVPIIVDAGLGSASDVAQAMELGASGVLMNTPVAKAKDPVKMARAMKLAIDAGRLSYLAGRIPKKKYATASSVLEHISK
- the thiS gene encoding sulfur carrier protein ThiS, translating into MREESETNMQLTVNGKQIELELQTVQELVQHYGLKEAHVVAEVNGEIIDRAIWEDHQLEPGAKIELVHFVGGG
- the thiE gene encoding thiamine phosphate synthase, producing MKQDFHLYVITGEQFYQGKDYLQVIEEAILGGADIVQLREKDKSKKELLDMAKALRSLTARYNVPFIVNDHIDIALAVDADGIHLGQDDLPLQEARKILGPDKIIGISTHALEEAQEAKKNGADYIGVGPVFETKSKADVVDPVGLDYVQQVTEHVDMPYVAIGGIKLHNVQDVLKAGARRICVISAIVGAEDVKATAAAFSQEIKRARGE
- the htpX gene encoding protease HtpX, with the protein product MGKRIFLFILTNILVLATIMIVLNLIGFTGYIDNGKIQYQQLLVLSAVIGFSGAFVSLAISRWMAKKAMGVRVLDPNANLSSAERALVDKVHDLSRKAGITVMPEVGIYESPEVNAFATGPTKNRSLVAVSRGLLQSMDSDAVEGVLAHEVAHIENGDMITMTLIQGVVNTFVVFLARIAAFAASRFVKPELQGIVHFIAVLVFQILFSILGSIAVMAFSRYREFHADKGGAHLAGKDKMVHALQSLQRHVHAVDNSQSSVATLKISGKQGMSQLFSSHPDLNERIRRLHES
- the nfsA gene encoding oxygen-insensitive NADPH nitroreductase gives rise to the protein MTEGVDLTMTHQVDITKHLQSHRSIRKFKQQPIPADVKEDILSSAQMASTSSHVQAYSIIGVTDQEKKRQIAEWAGQQSYVEQCGHFLVFCADLNRLEHVLSKQGVETDSFNHTEPFLVASVDAALAAQNAAIAAEAHGLGTVYIGGIRNEIQKVSDLLNLPDLVYPVFGMCMGYPDQDPAQKPRLPQEAIYFENEYPTYEHIESHVEEFDNVMKHYYEERTQGKRTDTWSDMMVKTLGEPRRTHMKSFLQSKGFMLK
- a CDS encoding DUF92 domain-containing protein is translated as MLWGLGALISMSLAYVAYHKQHLTRSGSLAAIVVGTTVVGGTGLLGFLVLAYFFATSSYLSKWRKGSDGSQAVAVEHKGDQRDAYQVLANGGVAAGCALIFAFSPSPWWLFGFAASLAAASSDTWASEVGKNSPSLPLDLLTRKKVAKGTSGGITLPGTVASMIGAWSTALVSWPLLHQQLSHIPNVDLGATTTSILILLGLAGWIGNWVDTFVGAKWQGLYHCPKCQRMTEHKHHCHQAGRLVKGTTWLNNDAVNALCTGSAALVAILLTFIFLT
- a CDS encoding metallophosphoesterase family protein codes for the protein MKALITSDTHGLKKDLKTLAEKVKVDKGFHCGDFCVDENMFPLNKMVLVKGNNDIRAGVPNDQVVNWAGLTFFVTHGHLYQVEFSLLNLKYKAQEAGADVVLFGHTHTPYCEREDGVIYMNPGSLRHPRGFSVPTFAILDVAEGEGAKTLSFTYYDHKGKKVPGLAKTFTL
- the ilvD gene encoding dihydroxy-acid dehydratase, which produces MANNENQDLRIRSHVISEGENRAPNRAMLRAVGFKDEDFKKPMIGVASTWSEVTPCNVHIDELAIKAKEAVRQAGGAPMIFNTITVSDGISMGTEGMNYSLVSREVIADSIETVVGAERMDGFVAIGGCDKNMPGCMIAIGRSEVPAVFVYGGTIQPGRLDGKNIDIVSAFEGVGKYNKGMINEDELHEIECQACPGPGSCGGMYTANTMASAIEAMGMSLPGSSSHPATNEYKRDDCERAGQAVMNLLRKGIYPKDIMTKEAFENAITVVMALGGSTNAILHLLAIAHAVDVDLSLDDFERIRERTPHIADLKPSGQYVMQHLFEVGGVPAVMKELLDQGLLHEDCLTVTGQTLKENLQQANSLKEGQEVIRSFDEPLKTTGPLVILRGNLAPEGAVAKMSGLKVKKITGPARVFDSEEEATEAVLNDQINPGDVLVIRYEGPKGGPGMPEMLSISAILVGKGLGEKVGLLTDGRFSGGTHGLVVGHVAPEAQVGGPIGLLQEGDTITIDSETQELKVDVSDEDLEQRRRAWTAPGLKYHKGVLYKYAKTVSSASKGAVTD